Part of the Zingiber officinale cultivar Zhangliang chromosome 6A, Zo_v1.1, whole genome shotgun sequence genome, gaaaagacgagttttttgaaaatcacatgattcacccctcccccctctcacATGCGTATTGATTCAACAGTCTAgagctacctggttgaagcgttttatGTAGGCCCTTAGGGGTTTCGTGGACCCCTGTTTGAGAGCAAATAGGCTGTGGTCCATCTTTTGATGCCTCctactgctagcgaagtggtgcatAAAGACATTCTTGAAATACGTAAAGCAAGTGATGGATATGACAGGTAGTCTATTGAACCACCTTTGTGTCGAGCCTGAAGCCTGATAGAGTATTTAAGAACATTCAACACTTAATGACGTCGCTATATTGGTGCAACAGTGCAGTATTCTGGAACTTGCGGAGGTGATCCTCTGGGTCTTTACTACCTTTGTATTCCCCAATAGTTGGGGACTTATATTCCTTTGGTAGTTTTTCCTCGAGCACCTTAGAGAGAAGGGTACTTGTAGTTCCTTGGACTCCTCCCGGATGACTATGGTCTTTCCGTTTTTTGAATATCTCGGCGGGGAACTCTCGACTGTGGAGGCCTAGTACTGCTCCTTCTTATTGTTGCAATCCCAGCCGGGGTCACGATAGAAAGCTCGAGGGAAGTCCTCTAGCTATTTTCTCTTAGACCTCCTGTATGAAGCGCGGGTCTGGTCCTTCGAGGCCGCAGGTATCTTCTGCGGCTGTGAATCGGCAGTATGCCTCTCGGAGGGTGCTCGTCTCCTGGCTTCCTTGAACAACTCGTACTCTCCTACTGTCATGGTTACATTGATCTTGGAggtgtcctccatcttcacgttccagaatagGTGGAGAAGTTTCCCACAAACagcgccaaattgatcttgtTCAAAATCTGAGTCAAATGAAGATCGACGAAAGTGGCATCAGTGTTGACAGAGAAACGACTTTAACACACCCTGCATATGTGCGTTGGGAACTTAAATCTCCACGTGGAACAAAAGGTCTGTAGTAACGGAACCGATAGTACTTGGGTCCTGCACACACTTAGACAAGCACACGAAGCGTTAAaaaccagaaaccagggaaaagaCCCCGATGCAGGCCTTTTGACgctcaagttaagtcattttccCCCCGACAAGGCagtatacaaagtaaggaaaaaagaattgttgaagTCAAGATGCATGTGGATGTGCACGTACTTGACCAATGAAGAGGACCTCCTTTTTTATACGACTCTGCCTATCTTGTGAGCCTGAACGTtgccagagaatgtcgggtgtcatgGCGTGTCGAGTGAGAGAGGATGTTCGGCGGCCTCTCATTGGTAGGAGGAAGGTTTCACTCTCAGTGTTGGCAGAATATTGAAATATTCCTTGACTTacgacagttattctctgacaggaggttacgattctctgacactATTGTCGTTTAGTGTTATCTGTCCCGCCTGGGTTCAACTACAGACAACTCGAGATGATTGCTCAGATATGCTACAAGAACTAAGTTTTGATGAAGAGAATGAACTGTGCCGAACCGGCCGGGACTCATCTGAGACTATGACTAGAGACCCAGCCTTCATAACCTGATTGCTGAAGAGCTGGTCGGGGGCTGTCTAGTAAAGGTGCTAGGGTCATATGTAAAGTTTGGGTTGGGGAGATCTGATCAGTAGAAGATAGGCCAGGAACTAGTCCAAACCTCATCCTAGGACTTAGACATGAGGACCTACCCTACCTGTAACCGACCGGGAATTATACAGATGGTGACGTGAGGAGGCCTAACTCTCATCTTCCCTTGATTGTTAACTGTCACGTTCTCTTAACAATTGACTATCACGTCTTTTTAATCATTGACTGTTACACCCTCTTGATCATTGACTGTCACATCCTCTTGACTATTGACTTTTAATCTTATGAGACCCCTCATTTACGCACCGTatcaatatatatttatgatattaatcTAAAGTTTCTGTTCCATAAAGATGAACTCAAGCTGGAAACTCTATCACATGTAACCCTGGAACAATGGTGACATTTGTTCTAGTTTAATTTGCCTCAATGATATGGGGCATCACTCTTTTATTTGGAATCATTTTTCGAAGTGGTCTGGATTTTGCGATTCTAAACTCGAAAGTAATCAGTAATAGAGCATAGCAATTTATCAAAACACATACATTGTCATGCATATGCAGTCATTTGGCGAGCAGCTCCTTCACCAGGGCTTCCATGTTTACTGAGGAAGATCCACCTTGTTCCCATGCCTTCTTAGCCGCCGCCATCATCTCTTCGGCCTTGGCCCTCACTCTCCTTCCTTCCTCGCTCTCCCCCATTAACGCCCTCACTCCCCTCTCCAACTCCTCCGCCTTCACAAAGTTATCATTCGCCCTCTCCACCTTCAGCTGCAGCGCCACCCCCATCTCCTCCGCCATCACCACCGCGTTCGAATGCTGCTCCGCGTACAGCGGCCACCCCAGCAGGGGGACCCCGCACTGCAGGCTCTCCAGGCACGAGTTCCACCCGCAGTGCGTCACGAATCCCCCCGCCGCCCGGTGAGCTAGTATCTCCGCTTGCGGCGCCCACGACGGCCATACCATCCCCCTCGCCTTCGTCCTCTCCAGAAATCCCTCCGGCAGCACCTCTTCCAGCTTCGCATCCGCCGGCTTCCGCATCCCGAGCACCACCTCCTCCGACGCCACCCGCAGCGCCCACAAGAACCGGCACCCGCTACGCTCCAGCCCCGCCGCTATCTCCCCCACCTGCGCAGCGCTGAAGCAGCCTCTGCTCCCGAAGCAGAGGAACACCACCGAGCGTGTCGGCTGCCCGTCGAGCCACGCGACGCACTCGTGGTGCCGACTTTTCTCGCCCTCCTCGCGCGCGATCAGCGGGCCGACTGGATACACCGGAGGGGTCCGACGGCCGGGCGCGCAGAGACCCTCTTCCAGCGCCCGCAGCGTCGCCGGCTCAAGATCCGTGAATGTGTTGACCAAGATGCCTTTAAGCTCGGAGTAGCGCCGGCCATGGTGGACGAAGCAAGTGTACCTCCCGCTCTTCTTCCTCATGAAGGGCGACGGCATCGAGATCGGCGGGATGGGGCACACGCCCGGTACCCTCacctcttcttccatctcctCGAACTCCTCGGGGAATTTCTCCTCGAGGGTTGGGAGATAGAGCATAAGAGCAAGGAAGGCTGCGTTGGTGGCGAAGTAGACATAGCAAGGGACACCGAGCTCGGCGGCAACGTCGATCGCTCCGGTGGCAAATAAGTCAACGATTAAAGCGGCTAAAGGGGCGTCGTCGGAGCGCAAGAGGTCATGGAGGGCGGATTTGATATGGTGGTTTTGCTTCTCCATGTAGGCGGTGATGAAATCCTCTAGTCCGTCGGCACACTTGGGCGGATCGACGGCCTGGATATGCCAGAAGTCGATGTCGAGGCCGGAGGCGGCGATGGTGGCGATATAGTCGCCGACGGGATAGTTGGGGACAGGGACGACGAGGACGGTGACGGAGAAGTGGTAGCGGTGGAGGAGGTTGGCCATCTCAAGCGTGGACTTGAGGTGGCCGGCGGAGGGGAGCGGAAGGATCGCCACTCTGGCTTGAGCCATGTTCTTGCAGAGTGTTCCAGGAAGTTTGATAGCAAATGCTACTCTTCTTATctaaaagtattttaataaaaattttaattaatcttttctaaAAATATGCATAATTCTTTTAGTATTCTccactaaattttatataaaatatccATTTTTAAAGTggtaagaaaaagaataaaaaaagtcAAGCGTTTTGGTTTGCACGGTGATATCCATATCCGTAGAACCTCTTTATGAACTTCCATTGTCTTTACC contains:
- the LOC121998563 gene encoding anthocyanidin 3-O-glucosyltransferase 2-like → MAQARVAILPLPSAGHLKSTLEMANLLHRYHFSVTVLVVPVPNYPVGDYIATIAASGLDIDFWHIQAVDPPKCADGLEDFITAYMEKQNHHIKSALHDLLRSDDAPLAALIVDLFATGAIDVAAELGVPCYVYFATNAAFLALMLYLPTLEEKFPEEFEEMEEEVRVPGVCPIPPISMPSPFMRKKSGRYTCFVHHGRRYSELKGILVNTFTDLEPATLRALEEGLCAPGRRTPPVYPVGPLIAREEGEKSRHHECVAWLDGQPTRSVVFLCFGSRGCFSAAQVGEIAAGLERSGCRFLWALRVASEEVVLGMRKPADAKLEEVLPEGFLERTKARGMVWPSWAPQAEILAHRAAGGFVTHCGWNSCLESLQCGVPLLGWPLYAEQHSNAVVMAEEMGVALQLKVERANDNFVKAEELERGVRALMGESEEGRRVRAKAEEMMAAAKKAWEQGGSSSVNMEALVKELLAK